The nucleotide window AGAACTTTATCTAAGGGATTAATATTTACAATACCTTCTCTTAAAAGAAATTTATAAAATGTTTTTAAAGTAGAAATCTTTCTGTTAACAGAACGGGAAGAAATACCTTGCTCAATAAGTTTAACAATCCATAAACGAATAGTTTTATGGCTAGTTGTTTTTGGATTAAATTTCCCTGTTTCTATAATACAAAAAGATTCAAATTGATCAATATCGTTTTTATATGATTTTACAGTATGTTTAGAATAGCGTTTTTCAAACTGTAAGTATCTGATAAATGAATCTTTAAGCATAAATGTAAGGAACAATAATTATTATTTACTTTAAATTATAAAGGATTGTTTTTTGCAATAATTTCATTTAATCACTTAAGGCACATACTCACAAAAATATTTATCAATTAAAATGTTTCATGAATAACGTAAGAGAAATTCAAGAAATAATATTAACCTAATTGTTCCGTGTTTAATAATTTTTGAACATATACTGCATGTAATTTTTCTTCTCTTTTTATTATAGATGGTTTTTTGAAAATTTGTCTTGCTCTAATCTCTTTAATTACTCCGGTTTTTTCAAACTTTCTTTTAAATTTTTTAAGTGCTCTGTCAATATTTTCACCTTCTTTTACTGGTATTACTATCATAATATATTATTTTTAAAAAATTGGTTGCAAAGATATTAATAAGAATGTTAGATTTCAAAATTATTTTAATTTAAATTATATTTCTTTTAACCTGATATTCATAAACTTTGAAAAAACTTAGTGAAGTTGCGGCACAAGTTACGTATTTTCTTTAATTAACAGTTGTAGTTGTACCGCATTTCCTTATCATTATAATACTCAAATTGAACAGCTTACATATATATGTTTTTGTGAATAATTCAGGTTGTATAATATATTTATTATTGATTTATAAAATTTTGATAATAAGAATAAGGATTTTTTAAAGAAAAGAATAGAATTTAATATAAACATATAATTAATTAAAGCTTATTTGATTTAATACTAATGTATTAGAATCAGAAAAATATATGAATAAATATAAGAAATATTTCAATACAAGTCAATAAAATTTAAAATAATTAATTATTTATACATAAATAGTGTTTTATTTTATTATATGTTTCAACGGATATTAAATTGTTTTTTTTTATTTCTTCGATATTTTTAAATCCTTTCATTATGTTTTTATAATTTATAATTGCTTTTGTTTCTTTATAATCAATATATGGGTGTTTGTTAATTTGTTTAAAATCGGCTGTGTTAATATTAATTTTTTTTATTAAAGTTGTATCAACAATAATATTACTTTTAAATAAATTGAAATTTTCTTCAGATATTCCATATACTTCAAGTAATTGGTCTGTTGAATAAAATCCCCCTAAGAAGTTACGATATTTTATTATTCTGTTTGCAGAAATACTTCCTATTCCTTTTAATTTAATTAAATCATTAGTGTCGGCAGAATTTATTTCAACAATTATATTGTTTATACTCTTATTTATATTTTTTTCTGTGATGTTATTAATTTTTATATAAGGTTCTAACTTTTTATAAATATTTTCAGATATACCATATATTTTTTTCAGATCTGCTTTAACTCTGAATTGCCCACCTTTTGAAATATAATTCTTAATTGTATTTATTTGTTTTTTATTTAGCCCTAATTTAATCCATTCGTCTGAACTTATTTCATTTGGGTCGAAATAGAATAATGAATCCAATATTATTTTTGCATTATCTGTTTTATTATCATTTTTTTTAATCTTTATAAACGGTGCGAGTTTTTTGTATTGTTCATTAGTGATACAATAAATTTTTTTAAAATCTGCTTTAACTTTGAATTTTCCACCTTTTGAAATATACTTCTTAATTGTTTTTATTTGTTTTGGTGTCATTCCCAATTTAATCCAATCTTTATAAGATGTATTATTAGGGTCGAAGTTGAAATAATTAATTGTACTATTATTAATAATATCAGATGATTTTTCATTTAAAGTTTTTTCAAATGCTTCAATTTCTTTTTCAAATTCCTTAAAATTTATTTTCTCATTACTTTTTAATAAATAAATAAAATTGGGTAGTATTAATAAAATTACGATAATAATTAATAAAACGATTATACCTTTTTTTTCTCTGTTGGTAAATGAAAAATATTCTCTTAAAAATTTGCTCATTCTGTTTAATTGAGTTTTTGTAAAGATAATTTGTTTTTCATTATTATAAAACAACACTCTAAATTAGTGCTTGTCCATAAAGTACGTCATTGCGAACGTAGTGAAGCAATCTTGTTGTCAATGTGCTGAATATCAGATTGCTTCGTCGTTCCTCCTCGCAATGACGAATAGAAGTATGGACATTATAGACAAACTCTACTTAGCTAAAATAATTATAAATAAGACATATTATAAAATAACGATGTAAACATCAAACAGATTTTTTATATTTGGGATTTGCAAAATTAAAATTATTATCTTTTTAAACATTATGGAAAAAATTATAAATACAATCAATGAAATAATTGTAGGATATAACGATTATATTGGTGGATATCTTCTTTTACTCATACTAATACCAACAGGTATTTACTTTTCGATAAAATTTAAAATGCTTCATTTAACAAAATTGTGGCATTCATTAAAAATAATTGCCGGCAAGTATGATAAAAAAGATGATACAGGAGATATAAATCATTTCAGGGCATTAACAACAGCTTTGTCTGCAACGGTAGGAACAGGTAATATTGTTGGTGTTGCTTTAGCAATTCATTGGGGTGGCCCGGGTGCTGTTTTTTGGATGTGGGTTACAGGTTTGTTAGGAATGATACTAAAATTTGTTGAATGTACATTATCATTAAAATACAGAAAAATCAATAAAGATGGTTCGGTATCAGGTGGTCCTATGTATTATATGGAAATAGGATTAAAAGAAAAATTGGGAAAATTTTCAAAAGTATTAGCAATAATATTTGCAGGAGCTGCCATACTTTGTTCATTAGGAACAGGGAATATGGCACAGTCTAATTCAATGGCTGATGTATTAATTACAAATTATAATATTCCTTTATGGATATCCGGTTTAATTATTACTTCGTTAGTTTTGCTGGTAATTGTTGGAGGTATAAAACGTATTGCTGTGGTTACTTCAAGGTTAGTTCCATTTATGGCAGTTGCATATTTTTTG belongs to Bacteroidales bacterium and includes:
- a CDS encoding helix-hairpin-helix domain-containing protein, coding for MSKFLREYFSFTNREKKGIIVLLIIIVILLILPNFIYLLKSNEKINFKEFEKEIEAFEKTLNEKSSDIINNSTINYFNFDPNNTSYKDWIKLGMTPKQIKTIKKYISKGGKFKVKADFKKIYCITNEQYKKLAPFIKIKKNDNKTDNAKIILDSLFYFDPNEISSDEWIKLGLNKKQINTIKNYISKGGQFRVKADLKKIYGISENIYKKLEPYIKINNITEKNINKSINNIIVEINSADTNDLIKLKGIGSISANRIIKYRNFLGGFYSTDQLLEVYGISEENFNLFKSNIIVDTTLIKKININTADFKQINKHPYIDYKETKAIINYKNIMKGFKNIEEIKKNNLISVETYNKIKHYLCINN
- a CDS encoding sodium:alanine symporter family protein produces the protein MEKIINTINEIIVGYNDYIGGYLLLLILIPTGIYFSIKFKMLHLTKLWHSLKIIAGKYDKKDDTGDINHFRALTTALSATVGTGNIVGVALAIHWGGPGAVFWMWVTGLLGMILKFVECTLSLKYRKINKDGSVSGGPMYYMEIGLKEKLGKFSKVLAIIFAGAAILCSLGTGNMAQSNSMADVLITNYNIPLWISGLIITSLVLLVIVGGIKRIAVVTSRLVPFMAVAYFLSAIIIIVIFYNKIPSAFLLIFHDAFTGTAAAGGFLGSAFIMTLTLGVRRGLFSNEAGQGSAAIAHAAAKTEYPVREGLVASVGPLVDTLIICTLTALVIILSGAWNSGIEGVGMTVEGFTRGLVRINLGFLAQHIVAGGLILFAFSTIISWSYYGTRATEYLFGSKSIKTYRYVYGLFVFLGVMGKIDVVWNFVDMVITFMTIPNLIALILLASVVKKEVNAYFSSIK
- a CDS encoding 30S ribosomal protein S21, with amino-acid sequence MIVIPVKEGENIDRALKKFKRKFEKTGVIKEIRARQIFKKPSIIKREEKLHAVYVQKLLNTEQLG